One genomic segment of Erythrolamprus reginae isolate rEryReg1 chromosome 2, rEryReg1.hap1, whole genome shotgun sequence includes these proteins:
- the MOCS2 gene encoding molybdopterin synthase catalytic subunit isoform X2: protein MSCEVTVLYFARSAELAGLRTETISVPQKISSLQLWREIVKRHSREIMSEIEEEPKDVIQLKFEKLSLDEVAALVISPSCGAISFFVGTTRNNFEGKKVIRLEYEAYTTMAEAEAKKICKDTRLKWPSVKHIAIHHRLGRCMKRTLLGKEIKSAFGSREKNKISMCQKRRKAVSGCETELGNSIQFLIDHF from the exons ATGAGCTGCGAG GTCACAGTGCTGTATTTTGCCAGAAGTGCTGAATTAGCAGGGCTGCGTACAGAGACCATTTCAGTGCCCCAAAAAATATCCTCACTGCAGCTGTGGAGAGAGATTGTCAAGAGACATTCAAG AGAAATCATGAGTGAAATTGAGGAGGAACCCAAAGATGTGATTCAGTTGAAGTTTGAGAAGCTCTCATTAGACGAAGTAGCAGCCCTGGTCATTTCTCCCTCCTGTGGAGCTATATCTTTCTTTGTAG GCACCACAAGGAATAACTTTGAAGGGAAAAAAGTCATTCGGTTAGAATATGAAGCCTACACAACAATGGCAGAAGCGGAAGCGAAGAAAATATGCAAAGATACTAGATTAAAATGGCCTTCCGTGAAGCATATAGCAATACATCATCGACTTGG GAGGTGTATGAAGAGGACTCTTcttggaaaggaaataaagagTGCTTTTGGATcaagggagaaaaataaaatatcaatgtGCCAAAAAAGAAGGAAAGCTGTTTCAGGGTGTGAAACTGAACTGGgaaattcaattcagtttttgATTGATCATTTTTAG
- the MOCS2 gene encoding molybdopterin synthase catalytic subunit isoform X1 has translation MSCEVTVLYFARSAELAGLRTETISVPQKISSLQLWREIVKRHSREIMSEIEEEPKDVIQLKFEKLSLDEVAALVISPSCGAISFFVGTTRNNFEGKKVIRLEYEAYTTMAEAEAKKICKDTRLKWPSVKHIAIHHRLGLVPISEASVIVAISSPHRTESLEALQYCINTLKATVPIWKKEVYEEDSSWKGNKECFWIKGEK, from the exons ATGAGCTGCGAG GTCACAGTGCTGTATTTTGCCAGAAGTGCTGAATTAGCAGGGCTGCGTACAGAGACCATTTCAGTGCCCCAAAAAATATCCTCACTGCAGCTGTGGAGAGAGATTGTCAAGAGACATTCAAG AGAAATCATGAGTGAAATTGAGGAGGAACCCAAAGATGTGATTCAGTTGAAGTTTGAGAAGCTCTCATTAGACGAAGTAGCAGCCCTGGTCATTTCTCCCTCCTGTGGAGCTATATCTTTCTTTGTAG GCACCACAAGGAATAACTTTGAAGGGAAAAAAGTCATTCGGTTAGAATATGAAGCCTACACAACAATGGCAGAAGCGGAAGCGAAGAAAATATGCAAAGATACTAGATTAAAATGGCCTTCCGTGAAGCATATAGCAATACATCATCGACTTGG TTTGGTTCCCATTAGTGAAGCCAGCGTGATTGTAGCTATCTCTTCCCCTCACCGAACAGAGTCTCTCGAAGCCTTGCAATATTGCATCAATACTTTAAAAGCTACTGTCCCCATATGGAAAAAG GAGGTGTATGAAGAGGACTCTTcttggaaaggaaataaagagTGCTTTTGGATcaagggagaaaaataa
- the MOCS2 gene encoding molybdopterin synthase catalytic subunit isoform X3 encodes MSEIEEEPKDVIQLKFEKLSLDEVAALVISPSCGAISFFVGTTRNNFEGKKVIRLEYEAYTTMAEAEAKKICKDTRLKWPSVKHIAIHHRLGLVPISEASVIVAISSPHRTESLEALQYCINTLKATVPIWKKEVYEEDSSWKGNKECFWIKGEK; translated from the exons ATGAGTGAAATTGAGGAGGAACCCAAAGATGTGATTCAGTTGAAGTTTGAGAAGCTCTCATTAGACGAAGTAGCAGCCCTGGTCATTTCTCCCTCCTGTGGAGCTATATCTTTCTTTGTAG GCACCACAAGGAATAACTTTGAAGGGAAAAAAGTCATTCGGTTAGAATATGAAGCCTACACAACAATGGCAGAAGCGGAAGCGAAGAAAATATGCAAAGATACTAGATTAAAATGGCCTTCCGTGAAGCATATAGCAATACATCATCGACTTGG TTTGGTTCCCATTAGTGAAGCCAGCGTGATTGTAGCTATCTCTTCCCCTCACCGAACAGAGTCTCTCGAAGCCTTGCAATATTGCATCAATACTTTAAAAGCTACTGTCCCCATATGGAAAAAG GAGGTGTATGAAGAGGACTCTTcttggaaaggaaataaagagTGCTTTTGGATcaagggagaaaaataa